Proteins encoded within one genomic window of Ovis aries strain OAR_USU_Benz2616 breed Rambouillet chromosome 1, ARS-UI_Ramb_v3.0, whole genome shotgun sequence:
- the LOC121819493 gene encoding large ribosomal subunit protein uL30, with translation MEGAEEKKKKVPAVPETLKKKRKNFAELKIKRLRKKFAQKMLRKARRKLIYEKAKHYHKEYRQMYRTEIRMARMARKAGNFYVPAEPKLAFVIRIRGINGVSPKVRKVLQLLRLRQIFNGTFVKLNKASINMLRIVEPYIAWGYPNLKSVNELIYKRGYGKINKKRIALTDNALIARSLGKYGIICMEDLIHEIYTVGKRFKEANNFLWPFKLSSPRGGMKKKTTHFVEGGDAGNREDQINRLIRRMN, from the coding sequence ATGGAGGgtgcagaagagaagaaaaagaaggttccTGCTGTGCCAGAAACCCTTAAGAAAAAGCGGAAGAATTTCGCAGAGCTTAAGATCAAGCGACTGAGAAAGAAGTTTGCCCAAAAGATGCTTCGAAAGGCAAGGAGGAAGCTTATCTATGAAAAAGCTAAGCATTACCACAAGGAATACAGGCAGATGTACAGAACTGAAATTCGAATGGCTAGGATGGCACGAAAAGCCGGCAACTTCTATGTACCCGCGGAACCCAAATTGGCGTTTGTCATCAGGATCAGAGGTATCAACGGTGTGAGCCCAAAGGTTCGAAAGGTGCTGCAGCTCCTTCGCCTCCGGCAGATCTTCAACGGCACCTTTGTGAAGCTCAACAAGGCATCAATTAATATGCTGAGAATTGTGGAGCCATACATTGCATGGGGATACCCAAATCTGAAGTCTGTAAATGAATTGATCTACAAGCGTGGTTATGGCAAAATCAACAAAAAGCGAATTGCCCTGACAGACAATGCATTGATTGCTCGATCTCTTGGGAAATACGGAATCATCTGCATGGAGGATCTGATTCATGAGATCTATACCGTTGGAAAACGtttcaaagaagcaaacaacTTCCTGTGGCCCTTTAAATTGTCTTCTCCACGAGGTGGAATGAAGAAAAAGACCACCCATTTTGTAGAAGGTGGAGATGCTGGCAACAGGGAAGACCAGATCAACAGGCTTATTAGAAGGATGAACTAA